A region from the Brassica napus cultivar Da-Ae chromosome C8, Da-Ae, whole genome shotgun sequence genome encodes:
- the LOC125591860 gene encoding uncharacterized protein LOC125591860, producing MAIYTADLLGLKMEPSQDSFTFVDNSKANSAGMIKNVKVEIGDCSIPVDFHVVKSKSGQISSLLFGRAFMATVGAVCDLKKNRMCLTNVDEIVFYDPVEKKKGEKFISCIDVFEDPALTTNTCREPAIPESASIDIKVAASVDFQSSESIDNKPSESNDSQSSESIDTKLSASVDTLRLSEQPETEKSKSGRRKKNRKKKKKRNTYADSLSVVPLECQEGSLEYRVRCREGSESFTKVRVLCDPELREKGEVSARAFINCINKMRKRDTETCSGASSHPKPD from the coding sequence ATGGCTATATACACTGCTGATTTATTAGGATTgaagatggagccttctcaggATAGTTTCACTTTCGTGGATAACTCCAAGGCAAACTCAGCAGGCATGATCAAGAATGTCAAGGTAGAGATAGGAGATTGCAGTATCCCTGTAGACTTTCACGTCGTGAAGAGCAAATCTGGCCAGatatcttctcttctttttggaAGAGCCTTCATGGCTACAGTGGGAGCAGTTTGTGATCTTAAGAAGAATAGGATGTGCTTGACTAATGTTGATGAAATTGTATTCTATGATcctgtggagaagaagaaaggtgagAAGTTTATTTCCTGCATAGATGTGTTTGAAGATCCGGCACTTACAACCAATACATGTCGCGAGCCTGCAATACCAGAAtcagcgtcgatcgacattAAAGTTGCAGCATCGGTCGACTTCCAATCCTCAGAATCGATTGACAATAAGCCTTCAGAATCGAACGACTCTCAgtcttcagaatcgatcgacacgaAGCTTtcagcatcggtcgataccctcAGACTTTCAGAACAGCCCGAGACTGAAAAGTCTAAGTCTGGGAGAAGGAAAAAgaatagaaagaagaaaaagaaaaggaatacATATGCAGATTCCCTATCAGTAGTTCCTTTGGAATGTCAAGAGGGTAGTCTTGAGTATAGAGTGCGCTGCAGAGAAGGTTCTGAATCTTTTACCAAGGTAAGAGTGCTATGTGATCCAGAGctgagagagaaaggagaagtttcTGCAAGAGCTTTTATCAACTGCATCAACAAGATGAGAAAGAGAGATACTGAGACTTGTTCTGGAGCAAGTTCACATCCTAAGCCAGACTAA
- the LOC106415296 gene encoding protein yae1: protein MEPAGDGKSNFAKELYGESLQLSKPESSLGLSNLENEDGSFYGSSDEEPSEAYSMNKDTENMREKFHMLGYRDGISAGQEAAAQEGYNVGYKESVLAGYKFGIVRGVSSALAFLPDDLREKLIDEQETRDKFRKLHGSVHDLSTEAALKLFYGALTTKQGEEKSGEKVPCSSLCSGSGCVSGSRSVSATNDLGSYVTELSSLLDNSPKIKVRLEDT from the exons ATGGAGCCAGCTGGAg ATGGGAAGTCTAATTTCGCCAAAGAGCTGTACGGCGAAAGTTTGCAGCTTTCAAAACCTG AATCATCGCTTGGTTTAAGTAATCTTGAGAATGAAGATGGATCCTTTTATGGAAGTTCAGATGAAGAACCAAGTGAAGCTTACTCGATGAACAAGGATACTGAGAACATGCGTGAAAAATTCCACATG CTTGGATACCGTGATGGGATTTCTGCTGGACAAGAAGCTGCTGCGCAAGAAGGTTATAACGTCGGCTATAAGGAATCAGTTCTTGCTGGCTACAAGTTTGGTATTGTTAGAGGTGTTTCCAG TGCGCTGGCTTTTCTCCCAGATGACCTAAGAGAAAAACTGATCGATGAACAAGAAACTAGAGACAAGTTCCGAAAATTACACGGTTCTGTGCATGATCTCTCAACTGAAGCCGCTTTGAAACTGTTTTATGGAGCTTTGACTACAAAGCaaggagaagagaagagtgGAGAAAAAGTGCCTTGCTCTAGTCTTTGTTCTGGTTCTGGCTGTGTTTCAGGTTCTCGCTCTGTTTCAGCCACAAATGACTTGGGAAGCTATGTTACTGAGCTGAGCTCTCTTCTTGACAATTCTCCTAAGATTAAAGTTAGATTGGAGGACACATAG
- the LOC125591861 gene encoding chaperone protein dnaJ 10-like, with product MYRPPIGDSTTTPLIQRNLRKEDQRKQKQPFLIDLQCKAKKPLDRLSDNRYKRVASYLLHHWKPKEIGKRACIKCRGAFALFQLQEDMKKQLNGEVNYTEEELEKYIQSYKRVMVDSLWKLNVANIEATFFHVCQLVLQDPDSKREELRARARGLKISTNVSQEQTYLTP from the exons ATGTATCGTCCTCCAATCGGAGACTCCACCACTACACCGCTCATCCAAAGAAACCTTCGCAAAGAAGACCAAAGGAAACAGAAGCAACCATTCCTCATAGATCTGCAATGCAAAGCCAAAAAGCCTTTAGATCGACTCTCGGACAACCGGTACAAGAGAGTCGCCTCATATCTACTACACCACTGGAAACCAAAAGAGATAGGAAAAAGAGCATGCATTAAGTGCAGAG GTGCATTCGCTTTGTTCCAGCTGCAGGAGGATATGAAAAAGCAGCTAAATGGTGAAGTAAATTATACAGAGGAGGAGCTTGAGAAATACATTCAGTCCTATAAAAGAGTGATGGTTGATTCTCTATGGAAGCTCAATGTTGCAAATATCGAAGCTACATTTTTCCATGTTTGTCAGTTG GTCCTTCAAGATCCGGATTCGAAAAGAGAGGAGCTTCGTGCAAGAGCAAGAGGGCTAAAAATTTCAACTAATGTAAGTCAAGAGCAGACGTATCTAACACCCTGA